A DNA window from Choristoneura fumiferana chromosome 24, NRCan_CFum_1, whole genome shotgun sequence contains the following coding sequences:
- the LOC141441643 gene encoding uncharacterized protein produces the protein MTSPLAVLTAFLLVLNEITLFTDVNYITCKFISSDIVFLLSNCLILRKINVYPLQKTFHPVNFFLEIPVSLLLLEFSFIYVWTSVQHCILHHADDILVFLSEQMGLDWFVCQMCSEKRDCSEAITVLTLKILSFALLFAVVLISKDSC, from the exons ATGACCAGCCCGTTAGCTGTGCTTACTGCTTTCTTACTTGTGTTGAATGAAATAACTTTGTTCACTGATG TTAACTACATAACTTGCAAGTTTATATCATCTGACATTGTATTCCTATTAAGCAACTGTTTGATACTAAGGAAAATCAATGTTTATCCACTGCAGAAAACGTTTCACCCAGTCAATTTCTTTTTAGAG ATACCCGTCTCCCTCTTGCTTCTAGAATTTTCCTTCATCTACGTGTGGACTTCCGTTCAACACTGTATTCTCCACCATGCTGATGATATCCTGGTATTCCTGTCCGAACAAATGGGCCTCGATTGGTTCGTGTGCCAAATGTGTTCCGAGAAAAGAGACTGTTCCGAAGCCATCACAGTATTGACTCtgaaaatattaagttttgctTTATTATTTGCTGTTGTTTTAATATCAAAAGACAGCTGTTAg
- the LOC141441637 gene encoding uncharacterized protein translates to MDFQKYFDRIVKIIVFIVLLSNNAGNGLRRGIATLGYLSNLKVLGKHEREAPILRKSEQNSDEEIKSILEEQYRFKNDGTSTRYKITKEDRENTQWLESSEKSEIAWAFRTYAVRRIVGGMETSISMYPYNVAISRNGKHWCGGSIIDEQWVLTAGHCLEAAFDGDKRKLQPFIVRAGSSFHNRGGYQGRINKVFFPKSYAPGSADYDFSLLRLDRPMPIGRNIAVLNLPAKDYVIKNQDILIVTGWGSTHESGYAHIPDRLRFVPVPVMKMNDCQDSYRFYITPRMLCAGYATGGKDACNHDSGGPAVRDGVLLGIVSFGGKQCGDPRSPGVYSRVSELTEWVEKTISANEASRVPELQEKIKKAREREHELQRFKARVEDKKNKIKSWLRETLKSPTFIELAKRKLKEVGVVMRRSASLPIMEAQNISYLDDKAIDDINLSNLINERILENDDKDEDEQMLRTLALKEIMLNESEESDKDENFEAIVAFVLGK, encoded by the exons atggactttcaaaaatatttcgaTAGAATCGttaaaattattgtatttattgtattgctAAGTAATAATGCTGGAAATGGGTTAAGAAGGGGTATTGCGACTTTGGGGTATCTTTCGAACTTGAAAGTACTAGGGAAGCATGAACGAGAGGCTCCTATACTGAGGAAGTCTGAGCAAAACAGTGATGAGGAGATTAAGTCGATTTTGGAAGAACAGTACAGGTTCAAAAATGATGGGACGTCTACCAGATACAAAATCACTAAGGAAGACAGAGAGAACACAC AATGGTTAGAATCCAGTGAAAAAAGTGAAATTGCGTGGGCTTTCCGGACTTATGCAGTTCGTCGCATCGTGGGCGGTATGGAGACCAGCATAAGCATGTATCCATACAACGTGGCCATATCCCGCAACGGGAAGCACTGGTGTGGCGGCTCCATTATTGACGAGCAGTGGGTGCTCACCGCCGGACATTGTCTTGAAGC AGCATTCGATGGTGACAAGAGAAAACTGCAACCTTTCATAGTTCGCGCTGGCAGTTCCTTCCACAACCGAGGGGGATATCAGGGTAGAATCAATAAG GTATTTTTCCCAAAATCCTATGCCCCTGGGAGTGCGGATTACGACTTCTCGCTCCTACGTCTGGATCGGCCGATGCCTATTGGACGAAACATCGCCGTACTCAACCTGCCCGCCAAAGACTACGTCATCAAAAATCAGGATATTCTCATCGTCACGGGATGGGGCAGCACCCAT GAATCAGGTTACGCCCACATACCAGACCGTCTCCGGTTTGTACCAGTACCGGTGATGAAAATGAACGATTGCCAGGACTCATACAGATTTTACATCACCCCGCGAATGCTGTGCGCAGGATACGCAACCGGTGGGAAGGACGCGTGCAAC CACGACTCAGGTGGTCCAGCTGTGCGCGATGGTGTCCTTCTTGGAATAGTATCCTTCGGGGGCAAGCAGTGTGGAGATCCGCGGTCTCCAGGAGTCTACAGCAGGGTATCGGAACTGACTGAATGGGTGGAGAAGACCATCAGCGCGAACGAAGCTTCCCGGGTTCCTGAACTTCAGGAGAAGATAAAAAAGGCCAGGGAGCGGGAGCATGAACTGCAAAG GTTTAAGGCTAGAGTAGAAGACAAAAAGAATAAAATCAAAAGTTGGCTACGAGAAACTTTAAAATCGCCAACTTTCATCGAACTCGCCAAAAGAAAATTGAAAGAAGTCGGTGTCGTGATGCGGAGAAGCGCCTCTTTGCCGATTATGGAAGCTCAAAACATTAGTTACCTAGACGATAAAGCTATTGATGATATTAATCTCTCAAACCTTATAAACGAACGAATATTAGAAAACGATGATAAAGATGAAGACGAACAAATGCTCAGAACCTTGGCTTTAAAGGAAATCATGTTGAACGAGAGTGAGGAGAGCGACAAAGACGAAAATTTTGAAGCCATCGTTGCTTTCGTTCTtggaaaataa